One region of Mus musculus strain C57BL/6J chromosome 3, GRCm38.p6 C57BL/6J genomic DNA includes:
- the Ensa gene encoding alpha-endosulfine isoform a (isoform a is encoded by transcript variant 1) yields MSQKQEEENPAEETGEEKQDTQEKEGILPEKAEEAKLKAKYPSLGQKPGGSDFLMKRLQKGQKYFDSGDYNMAKAKMKNKQLPSAGADKNLVTGDHIPTPQDLPQRKSSLVTSKLAGGQVE; encoded by the exons ATGTCccagaaacaagaagaagaaaaccctGCGGAGGAGACCGGCGAGGAGAAGCAG GATacacaggagaaagaagggaTTCTCCCTGAGAAAGCTGAGGAGGCAAAGCTAAAGGCCAAATATCCAAGCCTAGGACAAAAGCCTGGAGGCTCCGACTTCCTCATGAAGAGACTCCAGAAAGGG CAAAAGTACTTTGACTCAGGAGACTACAACATGGCCAAAGCCAAGATGAAGAACAAGCAGCTGCCAAGTGCAGGAGCAGACAAGAACCTGGTGACCGGTGACCACATCCCCACCCCACAGGACCTGCCCCAGAGAAAGTCCTCGCTCGTCACCAGCAAGCTTGCGGG
- the Ensa gene encoding alpha-endosulfine isoform b (isoform b is encoded by transcript variant 2) — protein MSQKQEEENPAEETGEEKQDTQEKEGILPEKAEEAKLKAKYPSLGQKPGGSDFLMKRLQKGQKYFDSGDYNMAKAKMKNKQLPSAGADKNLVTGDHIPTPQDLPQRKSSLVTSKLAG, from the exons ATGTCccagaaacaagaagaagaaaaccctGCGGAGGAGACCGGCGAGGAGAAGCAG GATacacaggagaaagaagggaTTCTCCCTGAGAAAGCTGAGGAGGCAAAGCTAAAGGCCAAATATCCAAGCCTAGGACAAAAGCCTGGAGGCTCCGACTTCCTCATGAAGAGACTCCAGAAAGGG CAAAAGTACTTTGACTCAGGAGACTACAACATGGCCAAAGCCAAGATGAAGAACAAGCAGCTGCCAAGTGCAGGAGCAGACAAGAACCTGGTGACCGGTGACCACATCCCCACCCCACAGGACCTGCCCCAGAGAAAGTCCTCGCTCGTCACCAGCAAGCTTGCGGGGTAA